The genomic interval TATCTTAGAATCTTTCCTCAATCGTTTCAAGAGCCTTTTATGAACCATCGCCGAAGAACCGAGAAAGGGCGGAAAGGATCTCTTTCTTACTCCCCTTTACTATACGGCAGGGGGGAAGGGAACGAAGGAAGAAAGCGCCATAACTCTTTTCCACTATCCTCCTATCCAAGATGAGGATGGCTCCACGATCGGACTTCCTCCTTATGAGCCGTCCCAGCCCCTGGCGAAATTTGATAACTGCCTGAGGAACCGAGAGCTCAAAGAAAGGGTTTCCTCCCTGGTGCTCGATATACTCTATTCGCGCCTCGAGCACCGGATCGGTGGGAACGCGGAAGGGAAGCTTGGTAAGCACTACGCAGGAAAGCGCCTCCCCAGCGACATCGACCCCCTCCCAGAAGGAATCGGTGGCAAAGAGAACCGAATGAATATCTCGCTTGAACCTCTCGAGGAGCTTATGACGGGGCTCATCCCCCTGTTTAAAGGAGACGATCCCCAATTCTGAAAGAAGAGCCTCAAGGGAGGAGAAAGAGGAAACAAGATGGGAAAAGGAGGTGAAAAGGACAAACGCTCTCCCCCGGGTTATCCTAAGCGCTTCGAGCAGGAACTCATTCACCGCCTCAAGATAACCGGGTACCTTGGGGGAGGGAATATCGACCGGGATGCCGATTATCGTCTGCTTCTCATAATCGAAAGGAGAGGGAAGAAGAAGTTCGATAACCCTCTCCCTGTTAAGGAGGTCAAGCCCCAACCGATCCTTTATGAACCCGAAGTTTCCCCCGGTGGTTAGGGTGGCTGAGGTCATTATCACCGTGCCGAATCGGCTGTAGACCGCCTCCACCATCTCCGGAGCGATAAGGAGGGGGGATGAATTCAGCTCAACTTTTCTCCTCTTCTCGGATACCACCAGCCACCGCACTCGCTCCTCATCCTGAGGGGCAAACCCCTCCTTGATGAGGAACGATGCCTCCTCTACCCTGGTAGCGAGCACCGAGAGATCGATAAGCTGATGGGAAAGCTCCTCCTTCATTTCAGGGGGAAACCGGCGACAGGACTTAGCCAACTTGGTGAGATCATTGGCAAACAGGTTGAGCTTGAGGGAAAGTTCCTCCACCTTCTCTGAAGCGATCCTCCGGAAGCGCTCCTTCGAGGCGATCTTCTCGGTGATCCGAAGCTTCCTCTCCTCACCTCCTTCATCCTTCGCCTCCTCGCGGACGAATGATGCGATCTCATCGAAGACCGAATCAGCAAAATCGATGAGGGAGGAGACGGTGGGGATGAGCTTCTCATCTATCCTCCTTACGATCGCCTCCCCCCCATCAAAGGCGAATCCTGACCCGAGCTTTATGATCTTCCCCCGGAGGAAAGGAAGAACCCCCTTCCCTTCCTTCTTTGGGTGGTAGAGCTTGAGGAGGAGTCTTCGCAACCCTGCCCTGGTGATCCTCGTCCCGAAATAGGAGGTGGCGATATCCTCCAGGTTGTGCGCCTCATCGAGTATCAACCGGTGATAGGCGGGGAGGATGGAGAGCTCACTCCCTGCACCGATCTCCTTTCGTAAGGAAAGATCAGCGAAGAGAAGATGGTGGTTCACCACCAAGATGTCGGCAGAGGCGAGTCTCCTCCGCGCCTTGTTCAGGAAACAATCGTTGAAGTAAGGGCATTTTGAGCGGAGACAATAATCGGATTCCGACTTAAGCTCATCCCACACCGATTGTTTGGGGATGAAGTTGAGATCGGCAAGATCGCCGGTGGAGGTACTCCTCGCCCAAGCTATGAGGGCATTAAGTAGCTCCTTATCCTCATCATCGGCATAGAGGGTGGGTGATTCCCGAACCGCTTCAAGCTTTCTCAGGCAGAGGTAATTCCCCCGCCCCTTGGCGAGCAGAGCGGTAAACTTTATGGGTAGCGTTTCCCCAAGCAGAGGGATATCCTTATGGATGAGCTGTTCCTGAAGGTTGATCGTATTGGTGGAAATGACCACCCGTTCCTCGTTAGTCTTTGCCCAGTATATCGCCGGGATGAGATAGGCGAGCGTTTTCCCGGTGCCCGTTCCCGCCTCGATCAAGGCGATCTTATCCTCGTTGAAGGCAGATATCACCGCTCGCATCATCGCAAGCTGTTCCTCCCTTTCCTCGTATGAGGGGAGAAGCTTGGCGATCGGTCCTCCGGGAAGAAGGAGCTTTGATAGCTCTTCGAAAGAAAGGGGAGTTTTCTCCTTCCTCTCAAAAGGTTCAACCACCACATAAACCTGGGAAAGCTCGTTGTTTACGATAAAGCACCCTACCCCATTGGCACCGAAGCGAGCAGCAAGGGTGAGATCGGCATCGGATGGAGAAAGAACCCCTGAGGGGTGGTTGTGGATGATCACATCGCCGGGCTCAGCCAGCTGAGAGATGGCGGGAACCGCGTCTTCGCTCCCCCGGGCTAAGGGGATTACCTCCACCACCCGTTTTTTCTCATCGGTCCTGCCCAAAAAGAAAACCTCCCGCCCCTCTGCCTCTGCTATCTCCTTCCTCATCCTCGTCCGTGCTTCATCACTTATTAGTTCGCTTAGCCTCCTCATCTTACCCCCTTGGAAAGGAGAAAGCCTACGGCATAAAGAAGCCCCACTGAAAGGTAGAGGAGCATCATCCCTCGATTGGCAGGAAGGAGCCTCTCCCCATCCTCGTAGTTGAGGAGCGTATGTCTAACCACGAAAAAAGCCAGGGGAAGGGGTATTAGGGCGAGAAGCGTCTTCTTGGGGAATAAACCAAGAAAATGGAAAAGGATGATGAGGAAAAAGGCAAAAGCTATAAG from Acidobacteriota bacterium carries:
- a CDS encoding DEAD/DEAH box helicase → MRRLSELISDEARTRMRKEIAEAEGREVFFLGRTDEKKRVVEVIPLARGSEDAVPAISQLAEPGDVIIHNHPSGVLSPSDADLTLAARFGANGVGCFIVNNELSQVYVVVEPFERKEKTPLSFEELSKLLLPGGPIAKLLPSYEEREEQLAMMRAVISAFNEDKIALIEAGTGTGKTLAYLIPAIYWAKTNEERVVISTNTINLQEQLIHKDIPLLGETLPIKFTALLAKGRGNYLCLRKLEAVRESPTLYADDEDKELLNALIAWARSTSTGDLADLNFIPKQSVWDELKSESDYCLRSKCPYFNDCFLNKARRRLASADILVVNHHLLFADLSLRKEIGAGSELSILPAYHRLILDEAHNLEDIATSYFGTRITRAGLRRLLLKLYHPKKEGKGVLPFLRGKIIKLGSGFAFDGGEAIVRRIDEKLIPTVSSLIDFADSVFDEIASFVREEAKDEGGEERKLRITEKIASKERFRRIASEKVEELSLKLNLFANDLTKLAKSCRRFPPEMKEELSHQLIDLSVLATRVEEASFLIKEGFAPQDEERVRWLVVSEKRRKVELNSSPLLIAPEMVEAVYSRFGTVIMTSATLTTGGNFGFIKDRLGLDLLNRERVIELLLPSPFDYEKQTIIGIPVDIPSPKVPGYLEAVNEFLLEALRITRGRAFVLFTSFSHLVSSFSSLEALLSELGIVSFKQGDEPRHKLLERFKRDIHSVLFATDSFWEGVDVAGEALSCVVLTKLPFRVPTDPVLEARIEYIEHQGGNPFFELSVPQAVIKFRQGLGRLIRRKSDRGAILILDRRIVEKSYGAFFLRSLPPCRIVKGSKKEILSALSRFFGDGS